A window from Leptospira meyeri encodes these proteins:
- the rfaD gene encoding ADP-glyceromanno-heptose 6-epimerase, whose protein sequence is MAKKLTLVTGGAGLIGSQIIEDLNHNGNTDILVVDHLGTTEKWKNLQRSFFLDYYEKDKFEAMFDSGNSILNEISEIYHLGACSATTEKDATYLIQNNFHYTKKLAEFAVAKNIPFLYASSAATYGEGEFGYNDLAPIENLKPLNMYGYSKQLFDLYAKKVGIEDKLVGLKYFNVFGYGEAHKGDMRSLVLKGYEQIRDTGKLKLFKSYKPEYKDGEQKRDFLYVKDASKISIYLLSERKCGLYNVGRGVAETWNDLANALFTSMNKPVNIEYVDMPETLKGKYQYYTCAAMEKINQTGYPFGYTNLRDAVGEYVSLLLEDGN, encoded by the coding sequence ATGGCAAAAAAACTAACTCTCGTCACTGGAGGCGCAGGCCTCATCGGATCACAAATCATTGAAGACCTCAATCACAATGGGAACACGGATATCTTAGTTGTGGACCATTTGGGAACAACGGAAAAATGGAAAAACCTCCAGAGGAGTTTTTTCCTAGACTATTATGAAAAAGATAAGTTCGAAGCTATGTTCGATTCAGGAAATTCTATCTTAAATGAGATTTCTGAAATATATCATTTGGGGGCTTGTTCTGCCACGACGGAAAAAGATGCCACATACTTAATACAAAATAACTTCCATTATACGAAGAAATTGGCAGAGTTTGCAGTCGCAAAAAACATTCCATTCCTTTATGCCTCCAGTGCCGCAACTTACGGGGAGGGAGAATTTGGGTATAATGATTTGGCACCAATTGAAAATTTAAAACCTCTCAATATGTATGGGTATTCCAAACAGTTGTTTGACCTTTATGCAAAAAAAGTAGGGATCGAAGATAAACTCGTTGGACTCAAATATTTCAATGTTTTTGGATACGGGGAAGCTCATAAGGGCGATATGCGGAGCCTTGTTCTAAAGGGGTATGAACAAATCAGAGATACTGGAAAATTAAAATTATTTAAATCCTATAAACCGGAATACAAAGATGGGGAACAAAAAAGAGATTTTCTTTATGTAAAGGATGCGAGTAAAATCAGCATTTACCTACTTTCTGAACGAAAGTGCGGATTGTACAATGTAGGCCGAGGGGTTGCCGAAACTTGGAATGATTTAGCGAACGCTTTGTTCACTTCTATGAACAAACCAGTGAACATTGAATATGTGGATATGCCTGAAACTTTAAAGGGCAAATACCAATACTATACCTGTGCTGCAATGGAGAAGATTAACCAGACCGGATACCCCTTTGGTTATACAAACCTCAGGGATGCGGTTGGAGAATACGTCAGCCTCTTGTTAGAAGATGGGAACTG